A portion of the bacterium genome contains these proteins:
- a CDS encoding trypsin-like peptidase domain-containing protein — MRRFILLFSLGLLPMVATAQDGTVLMRFEQDMRRLVDKVKPSVVTVSAQVPLLDLIQGSGGEDEQFAPDDVLITNVGSGVIFDSLHVITHISVVMNSENITITTQKGLEIPASLLGVDNEYGIAVLRSSMRLHHPAVLMQAMTLAPGSYVTVVGNALGVSSAVSWGIVNAIRQDGLIQLAANIPAGNAGGPVFDSSGRLAGLLAGLIVANEDAAEENFQGDAALAYPMQEIAAKVRQIIGFGRSESGWVGVTAEDWPGGQGWVHISDVRPGSPAQEAGLRIGDIILSLDGNTLQNSLDLAHFVRRNHPGQMMALGILRGDSTHILNVRIGSASRRPGAGMQEQYRSMMSRVKAKPQIQQGLRLREEQQRDDELRKRVEALEKELTDLRKKLKE; from the coding sequence ATGCGCAGATTTATTCTACTCTTCAGTTTGGGGCTCCTGCCCATGGTGGCGACAGCGCAGGATGGCACGGTCCTGATGCGCTTCGAACAGGATATGCGCCGGCTGGTCGATAAGGTCAAGCCATCCGTTGTGACCGTTTCCGCGCAAGTGCCGCTGCTCGACCTCATTCAAGGCTCCGGCGGCGAGGATGAGCAGTTCGCTCCCGATGACGTCCTCATCACCAATGTCGGTTCCGGGGTCATCTTCGACAGCCTCCATGTGATCACCCACATCAGCGTGGTTATGAACAGCGAAAATATCACCATCACGACCCAGAAAGGCCTGGAGATACCGGCGAGTCTGCTCGGTGTCGACAATGAATATGGCATTGCGGTGCTCCGTAGCAGTATGCGGCTGCACCATCCTGCGGTCCTGATGCAAGCCATGACTTTAGCACCCGGTAGTTACGTCACGGTCGTCGGCAATGCGCTCGGGGTATCATCAGCGGTCTCGTGGGGCATCGTCAATGCCATCCGGCAGGATGGGCTGATCCAGCTCGCCGCCAACATCCCGGCAGGCAACGCTGGCGGTCCGGTTTTTGACAGCAGCGGCCGGCTGGCGGGACTTCTCGCCGGGCTAATCGTGGCCAATGAGGATGCAGCTGAGGAAAATTTTCAGGGTGATGCCGCGCTGGCCTACCCCATGCAGGAAATCGCCGCCAAGGTCCGGCAAATCATCGGCTTCGGCCGCAGCGAATCGGGTTGGGTAGGCGTTACCGCGGAGGACTGGCCGGGCGGACAGGGCTGGGTGCACATCAGCGATGTGCGGCCCGGGAGTCCGGCCCAGGAAGCAGGCCTGCGTATTGGCGATATCATCCTCAGTCTCGATGGCAATACCCTCCAAAACTCGCTGGATTTGGCCCACTTCGTGCGCCGCAACCACCCCGGTCAGATGATGGCCCTGGGCATTTTGCGCGGCGACAGCACGCACATCCTGAACGTACGCATCGGCTCCGCCAGCCGGCGCCCCGGGGCCGGGATGCAGGAGCAGTACCGGAGTATGATGAGCCGCGTCAAGGCGAAGCCTCAGATACAGCAGGGCCTGCGCCTCCGGGAGGAACAGCAGCGCGACGATGAGCTGCGCAAGCGGGTTGAGGCGCTTGAAAAAGAACTGACGGACCTGCGCAAAAAGCTCAAAGAGTAA
- a CDS encoding XTP/dITP diphosphatase, translating into MIPLVRPRLLLATRNRDKVREIREALDGLELDLVTIDELGPLPEVIEDQETLKGNAIKKAATLASISGLPALADDTGLEVDVLHGAPGVFSSRYSGENATYAENVSKLLREMAGIPAAQRTARFRCVIAIAGTDRVDTVDGVCEGLILAAPQGTDGFGYDPVFMVPGSGKTFAELPLSEKNRISHRGRALKEARKLLKAMLERGELQAR; encoded by the coding sequence ATGATCCCTCTGGTCCGACCGCGACTCTTGCTGGCCACCCGGAACCGGGATAAAGTCCGGGAGATCAGAGAAGCGTTGGATGGTCTGGAGCTCGATCTAGTCACGATCGACGAGCTCGGCCCGCTGCCCGAGGTGATCGAGGACCAGGAGACCCTCAAGGGCAATGCCATTAAAAAGGCGGCGACGCTGGCCAGCATTTCAGGGCTCCCTGCCCTGGCCGATGATACCGGACTCGAGGTGGATGTTCTCCATGGCGCGCCGGGAGTCTTTTCCAGCCGGTACAGTGGCGAAAACGCCACGTATGCAGAGAACGTCTCCAAGCTGCTACGCGAAATGGCGGGGATACCCGCTGCGCAGCGCACCGCGCGTTTTCGCTGTGTCATTGCGATCGCCGGCACCGACCGAGTTGATACGGTGGACGGCGTATGTGAGGGGCTTATCCTTGCAGCGCCGCAGGGTACGGATGGATTCGGGTACGACCCGGTCTTTATGGTACCCGGGTCCGGAAAGACTTTTGCAGAACTCCCGCTTTCCGAGAAGAACCGGATCAGCCACCGCGGCCGGGCTCTGAAGGAGGCGCGCAAGCTGCTGAAAGCCATGTTAGAACGGGGTGAACTTCAGGCGAGATAG
- a CDS encoding zf-HC2 domain-containing protein — protein MKSCDRIAQDAFRYYEGSLSQEEHAVITRHLEQCPTCANAYAWARRTREGLHKLPRHSPSANFDMVLHAQMRHAGYEHRSFWPLTMPAWIWQVPAYGAAALLLIGAGVLIDRQLEAPATLPATAQITRMDKLATALPAAETVQTTSRSSRELAGSGMIPLASRQTTRTSKGELTAAPSESAITAPSSHSKVPQLAATQAPMKRYVMQKIPMQSLLRQNRRAIGNQQTLLEQLAFDTMLVHRQNGGSRTLPGIRAVNASVQF, from the coding sequence TCCGGTATTACGAGGGTTCCCTTTCGCAAGAGGAGCACGCGGTTATAACCAGGCATCTGGAGCAGTGCCCGACTTGCGCCAATGCCTATGCCTGGGCACGGCGGACCCGTGAGGGTCTGCACAAGCTGCCCAGGCATTCTCCATCGGCCAATTTCGACATGGTCCTGCATGCGCAAATGCGCCATGCCGGGTATGAGCACCGCTCGTTCTGGCCATTGACCATGCCTGCCTGGATATGGCAGGTGCCCGCCTATGGCGCCGCCGCGCTCCTGCTCATCGGTGCAGGCGTCCTGATCGACCGACAGTTGGAAGCCCCTGCCACCCTGCCGGCCACTGCACAAATCACCCGCATGGACAAGCTGGCGACTGCGCTCCCTGCGGCCGAGACGGTACAAACCACCTCCCGGAGCAGTCGCGAACTGGCTGGCTCCGGGATGATACCACTGGCCAGCAGGCAGACAACCAGGACGAGCAAAGGCGAGTTGACGGCCGCCCCATCGGAATCGGCAATCACCGCTCCGTCCAGCCATTCTAAAGTCCCGCAGCTGGCGGCGACGCAAGCGCCGATGAAGCGCTATGTGATGCAAAAAATCCCGATGCAGAGCCTACTGCGGCAAAACCGTCGCGCCATCGGCAACCAGCAAACGCTTCTGGAGCAGCTGGCCTTCGACACCATGCTGGTTCACCGGCAGAATGGCGGCAGCCGCACGCTTCCCGGTATCCGTGCCGTTAACGCTTCGGTGCAGTTTTGA